One segment of Streptomyces sp. NBC_01463 DNA contains the following:
- a CDS encoding DUF3263 domain-containing protein: MTALPPNGPAGPDDSTPLTDRDRAVLAVERQSWAGPGAKERAIRERLGISPTRYYQLLNALLDDRRALEADPVTVNRLRRVREARRGRR, from the coding sequence ATGACCGCCCTCCCCCCGAACGGCCCCGCCGGCCCCGACGACTCCACTCCGCTGACCGACCGGGACCGCGCGGTCCTGGCCGTCGAGCGGCAGTCGTGGGCGGGCCCGGGGGCGAAGGAGCGGGCGATCAGGGAGCGGCTCGGCATCTCCCCGACCCGCTACTACCAGCTGCTGAACGCCCTGCTGGACGACCGGCGGGCGCTGGAGGCGGACCCGGTGACGGTGAACCGGCTGCGGCGGGTGCGGGAGGCCAGGCGTGGACGCCGGTGA
- a CDS encoding trypsin-like peptidase domain-containing protein yields the protein MSERSSNGPHEKRGLRAGNRRRIGGLLVALSAVLASLVAAPSAQAVGDDDLMTMTRARIDVPGAGPGSQAQRAALRAYWTPERMREAIGDEEGGAATARTAAGTTAAAAVADEALSETVGYLLFNHPDGTPSHCTGTAVATASQTLVLTAAHCLHEGPDGGWMKNIVFVPAYDNGASGHGLFEAWNIATDSLWSSGSEPDFEHDYGMVITENNSKGQRLGEAVGGQPLAAEYEVDNGEPVAVIGYSGKPFDGEHQELCEDLILPAPPPENLWETDCPNITGGASGGPWIVGYDPATGSGHVAGLTSQGIAGGTAFSPQFDDRAVDFVDLMEQIAGARP from the coding sequence ATGTCCGAACGGAGCAGTAACGGGCCGCACGAGAAGAGAGGGCTCCGGGCCGGGAACCGCCGCAGGATCGGGGGACTGCTCGTCGCCCTGAGCGCGGTACTCGCCTCGCTGGTGGCGGCCCCGTCGGCGCAGGCCGTCGGTGACGACGACCTCATGACGATGACCCGGGCGCGCATCGACGTTCCCGGTGCTGGTCCCGGCAGCCAGGCGCAGCGGGCCGCGCTGCGGGCCTACTGGACGCCCGAGCGGATGCGCGAGGCGATCGGGGACGAGGAAGGGGGCGCGGCAACGGCCCGTACCGCGGCGGGGACAACGGCGGCGGCGGCCGTGGCGGACGAGGCGCTGTCCGAGACCGTCGGCTATCTGCTGTTCAACCACCCGGACGGGACGCCTTCCCACTGCACCGGGACGGCCGTCGCCACAGCGTCGCAGACACTCGTGCTGACCGCGGCTCACTGTCTGCACGAAGGCCCGGACGGCGGCTGGATGAAGAACATCGTCTTCGTCCCCGCGTACGACAACGGCGCCTCGGGGCACGGGCTGTTCGAGGCGTGGAACATCGCCACCGACTCGCTCTGGTCCAGCGGATCCGAGCCCGATTTCGAGCACGACTACGGCATGGTGATCACCGAGAACAACAGTAAGGGCCAGCGGCTCGGGGAAGCGGTCGGCGGCCAGCCGCTGGCCGCTGAGTACGAGGTCGACAACGGCGAGCCCGTCGCCGTCATCGGATACTCCGGCAAGCCCTTTGACGGGGAGCACCAAGAGCTCTGCGAAGACCTCATCCTGCCCGCTCCGCCGCCCGAGAACCTTTGGGAAACCGACTGCCCCAACATCACCGGCGGGGCGAGCGGCGGCCCGTGGATCGTCGGCTACGACCCCGCCACAGGCTCCGGACACGTCGCGGGGCTGACCAGCCAGGGCATCGCGGGCGGTACGGCGTTCTCGCCGCAGTTCGACGACCGCGCGGTCGACTTCGTGGACCTGATGGAGCAGATAGCCGGGGCACGGCCCTGA
- a CDS encoding ROK family protein, with amino-acid sequence MKHVIALDVGGTGMKAALVGADGTLLHEARRATGRERGPDAVVESVLAFAADLRAHGEEHLGESALAAGVAVPGIVDAENGIAVNAVNLGWRDVPMRRLLGERIGVPVALGHDVRTGGLAEGRIGAGRGADRFFFVPLGTGIAGAIGIAGRIESGAHGYAGEIGHIVVRPDGPDCNCGQRGCLETLASAAAVSRAWAAASGDAKADAADCAKAVESGDPKAVEVWRDAVDALSAGLVTALTLLDPRTIIIGGGLAEAGETLFTPLRAAVEERVTFQKLPHIVPAALGDTAGCLGAGLLAWDLLSTEVSA; translated from the coding sequence GTGAAACACGTCATCGCCCTCGATGTGGGCGGCACCGGAATGAAGGCCGCACTGGTCGGGGCCGACGGCACCCTGCTCCACGAGGCACGGCGCGCCACCGGCAGGGAGCGCGGTCCCGACGCCGTCGTGGAGTCGGTCCTCGCCTTCGCCGCGGATCTGCGCGCGCACGGCGAGGAGCACCTCGGCGAGAGCGCCCTCGCGGCCGGTGTCGCCGTGCCCGGCATCGTCGACGCCGAGAACGGGATCGCGGTCAACGCCGTGAACCTCGGCTGGCGCGACGTACCCATGCGGCGGCTGCTGGGCGAACGGATCGGCGTACCCGTCGCCCTCGGCCACGACGTCAGGACCGGCGGGCTCGCCGAGGGCCGGATCGGCGCGGGCAGGGGCGCCGACCGTTTCTTCTTCGTGCCGCTGGGCACCGGCATCGCCGGCGCCATCGGCATCGCGGGCCGCATCGAGTCCGGTGCCCACGGCTACGCGGGCGAGATCGGCCACATCGTGGTCCGGCCGGACGGCCCGGACTGCAACTGCGGCCAGCGCGGCTGTCTGGAGACCCTGGCCTCCGCGGCCGCCGTCAGCCGCGCCTGGGCCGCCGCGTCCGGCGACGCGAAGGCCGACGCCGCGGACTGCGCCAAGGCCGTCGAATCGGGCGACCCGAAGGCCGTCGAGGTGTGGCGCGACGCGGTCGACGCCCTCTCCGCCGGACTCGTCACCGCGCTCACCCTGCTGGACCCCCGCACGATCATCATCGGTGGCGGTCTCGCCGAGGCGGGGGAAACCTTGTTCACACCACTCCGTGCGGCCGTCGAGGAACGCGTCACGTTCCAGAAGCTGCCCCACATCGTCCCGGCGGCCCTCGGGGACACCGCCGGATGCCTGGGCGCAGGGCTGCTCGCCTGGGATCTTCTCTCCACGGAGGTATCCGCCTGA
- a CDS encoding sugar isomerase, whose amino-acid sequence MSRTAAEIATQPSCWRRAAEAGAVFDGLPRPGERVAVTGCGTSWFMAIAYAALREASGQGETDAYASSEFPAGRAYDRVVAITRSGTTSEVLALLGELRGRTATVALTADPKTPVMEAADTVAVLDWADEESVVQTRFATTALAFLRAGLEAAGPLPAGVKTVAEAAVDAELAVTEPLDEAVVAAEQWTFLGRGWTYGLAQEAGLKMREAAGAWTESYPAMEYRHGPIAITGPHRVAWVFGALPEGLAGEVAAVGGTLVAHRSADPMADLIRAQRLAVVLAESKGYDPDHPRNLSRSVILPGA is encoded by the coding sequence ATGTCCCGTACCGCAGCAGAAATTGCCACCCAGCCCAGCTGCTGGCGACGTGCCGCCGAGGCGGGTGCGGTCTTCGACGGACTGCCGCGTCCGGGCGAGCGGGTCGCCGTGACCGGGTGCGGCACCTCCTGGTTCATGGCCATCGCCTACGCCGCGCTGCGGGAGGCGTCCGGGCAGGGCGAGACGGACGCCTACGCCTCGTCGGAGTTCCCCGCCGGGCGGGCGTACGACCGGGTCGTGGCCATCACCCGCTCGGGCACGACCAGCGAGGTGCTGGCGCTGCTGGGCGAGCTGCGCGGGCGGACGGCCACGGTCGCGCTGACGGCCGACCCGAAGACCCCGGTGATGGAGGCCGCCGACACGGTGGCCGTCCTGGACTGGGCGGACGAGGAGTCCGTCGTCCAGACCCGCTTCGCCACCACCGCGCTGGCCTTCCTGCGGGCCGGCCTGGAGGCGGCGGGCCCACTGCCTGCCGGGGTGAAGACGGTCGCCGAGGCCGCCGTGGACGCGGAGCTGGCGGTGACCGAGCCGCTGGACGAGGCGGTGGTCGCGGCCGAGCAGTGGACGTTCCTGGGGCGCGGCTGGACGTACGGGCTCGCGCAGGAGGCCGGGCTGAAGATGCGCGAGGCGGCGGGTGCCTGGACCGAGTCGTACCCCGCGATGGAGTACCGCCACGGCCCGATCGCCATCACCGGCCCGCACCGGGTCGCCTGGGTCTTCGGCGCCCTGCCCGAGGGGCTCGCGGGCGAGGTGGCCGCCGTCGGCGGGACGCTCGTCGCACACCGCTCCGCCGATCCGATGGCCGACCTGATCCGGGCGCAGCGGCTCGCGGTGGTCCTCGCCGAGTCCAAGGGGTACGACCCGGACCACCCGCGCAACCTCTCGCGCAGCGTGATCCTGCCGGGCGCGTAA
- a CDS encoding extracellular solute-binding protein — protein sequence MTATLSGCGGESGSGDVTLKLVAADYGTGEANKSDTYWDGVARSFEASHPGIKVDVTVLPWTDIDRKVAEMVKAGKAPDIAQIGAYADYAKAGKLYSADQMLSIPTQANFLPKLAEAGRVNRIQYGLPFVASTRLLFYNKQLFSKAGLHAPQTWDDIAADAAALKQRGVSYPFALPLGQEESQAETMMWLLSGGGGYTDDVGSYDIDSVENVKTFDWLKSNLVDKGLVGPVAPGKLDRAKAFAAFTKGEVGMLNGHPTLMEEAEKQGVDVGMVQLPGTDGPIKESMGVADWIMGFKQNDHRVEIGKFFDFMFSDKNVIEFADTYDLLPVTDSASAAMEDDPRFKPLHKFLATLPNAEFYPFGKTSWAQASESIKQNIGKAVQPGANPGSVLEHIAQESTAAENAE from the coding sequence ATGACGGCCACGCTGTCGGGCTGCGGCGGTGAGAGCGGCTCGGGCGACGTCACACTGAAGCTCGTCGCGGCCGACTACGGCACCGGCGAGGCGAACAAGTCCGACACGTACTGGGACGGGGTCGCCCGGAGCTTCGAGGCGTCCCACCCCGGCATCAAGGTCGACGTGACCGTCCTGCCGTGGACGGACATCGACCGCAAGGTCGCCGAGATGGTGAAGGCCGGAAAGGCCCCCGACATCGCGCAGATCGGCGCGTACGCGGACTACGCCAAGGCCGGCAAGCTCTACTCCGCCGACCAGATGCTCAGCATCCCGACCCAGGCGAACTTCCTGCCGAAGCTCGCGGAGGCCGGCCGGGTCAACCGCATCCAGTACGGGCTGCCGTTCGTCGCCAGCACCCGGCTGCTCTTCTACAACAAGCAGCTCTTCTCCAAGGCGGGTCTGCACGCCCCGCAGACCTGGGACGACATAGCCGCCGACGCCGCGGCGCTCAAGCAGCGCGGGGTGTCCTACCCCTTCGCGCTGCCGCTGGGCCAGGAGGAGTCCCAGGCCGAGACCATGATGTGGCTGCTCAGCGGCGGCGGCGGTTACACCGACGACGTCGGCTCGTACGACATCGACTCGGTCGAGAACGTGAAGACCTTCGACTGGCTGAAGTCGAACCTCGTCGACAAGGGTCTCGTCGGCCCGGTCGCCCCGGGCAAGCTCGACCGGGCCAAGGCCTTCGCGGCGTTCACCAAGGGCGAGGTCGGCATGCTCAACGGCCACCCGACCCTGATGGAGGAGGCCGAGAAGCAGGGCGTGGACGTCGGCATGGTGCAGCTGCCCGGCACCGACGGCCCCATCAAGGAGTCGATGGGCGTCGCCGACTGGATCATGGGGTTCAAGCAGAACGACCACCGGGTCGAGATCGGCAAGTTCTTCGACTTCATGTTCAGCGACAAGAACGTGATCGAGTTCGCCGACACCTACGACCTGCTGCCGGTCACCGACAGCGCGTCGGCCGCGATGGAGGACGACCCCAGGTTCAAGCCGCTGCACAAGTTCCTGGCCACGCTGCCCAACGCGGAGTTCTACCCGTTCGGCAAGACCTCCTGGGCCCAGGCCAGTGAGTCGATCAAGCAGAACATCGGCAAGGCGGTCCAGCCGGGCGCCAACCCCGGGAGCGTGCTCGAACACATCGCGCAGGAGTCGACGGCCGCGGAGAACGCGGAGTAG
- a CDS encoding tetratricopeptide repeat protein has protein sequence MTDGETRVAVGGARQRTILALLLLSPDRVVSVDTMVHVVWHGRPPATARTQIAICIAALRKTFRAQGVDEEIIATAHPGYQLNTAGHDIDAVDFGRRVQEAELAAEEGRTAESAHAYARALGLWRGPALTGVTGQLVEDAAGRLEELRLNVFDDSTSVQLELGRQQELVPELAAVVREHPLRERTRHNLMLAQYRSGRRAEALETFRDARRHFIDELGLEPGPDLQELHDAILADDPSLAAVAAEPAQSPRERSAAAEDVVIIPSELPPDVPGFAGRAAELAALDTLMTGTGEENVTPLGLITGVAGVGKTGLAMRWAHRVADRFPDGRLFADLRAYDEHYEATAATEVLGRLLRSLGVPSQQIPAAPEERASLYRSMLASRSVLIVLDNVRTLAQIRPLLPGSGKCCVLVTSREQLESLVTSSQQARVHLGPLSEAEALQLLGHVVGRGKVDAQHADAVRLTELCDRLPLALRIAAARLASKPHWSVRHLVARLSDERRRLDELSQGESQVRAGFALSYRYLPPEAARLYRRIGLLDAPDVTAWVGGALLDIDVLEAERLIEHLVDAQFLEVIGVDATGQLRYRFQSLLRLYAWERAQDEEQEADRVAACERVFRTCLTIAEEAHRREYGGHFSIVHSDVPRRPTDPVLLESLLSLPLEWYESERLPLVAAIGQAARMGMTALAWDLTLSMTVLFETRNYIDDWRACAEQALEAARAAGDVRGRATMSHSLGAAELRLRKLDDAEKHLLTALDLYAAVGQELGLALVLQSLAVIDRIRGDVGAAMRRLEAALPVFRKHGDLSSEAYAFSGMAQLELERERPEVALELGVEAVRVSESIGEGGERNLAQSTYRVARAHLALERWGSAEEAFLRVVLIVKEKSDMVGLAYALLGLGETRLGAGSPELSEITLLDALDIAQRVDSPLVEGMISLALGEAARRSGRSAEARDCLTAAEALFSQVGAPRWEERAHRILARLDQGDVGRVESP, from the coding sequence GTGACGGACGGGGAGACCCGCGTCGCGGTCGGCGGCGCACGCCAGCGCACCATTCTCGCGCTGTTACTGCTCAGTCCGGACCGCGTCGTGTCCGTCGACACGATGGTCCATGTGGTGTGGCACGGCAGACCACCGGCGACCGCGCGCACGCAGATCGCGATCTGCATTGCGGCGCTGCGCAAGACCTTCAGAGCCCAGGGAGTGGACGAGGAGATCATCGCCACCGCGCACCCCGGCTATCAGCTGAACACCGCCGGTCACGACATCGACGCGGTGGACTTCGGCCGCCGCGTACAGGAAGCCGAACTGGCAGCCGAGGAAGGGCGGACCGCCGAGTCCGCGCACGCCTACGCGCGGGCGCTCGGGCTGTGGCGCGGGCCCGCCCTCACCGGGGTGACGGGCCAGCTCGTCGAGGACGCGGCGGGCCGCCTGGAGGAGCTCCGGCTCAATGTCTTCGACGACAGCACGTCGGTGCAGCTGGAGCTCGGACGCCAACAGGAACTGGTCCCGGAACTGGCCGCCGTCGTACGGGAACACCCCTTGCGTGAACGGACCCGGCACAACCTGATGCTCGCGCAGTACCGGTCGGGCCGTCGCGCGGAGGCGCTGGAGACCTTCCGTGACGCCCGGCGCCACTTCATCGACGAGCTCGGCCTCGAACCCGGTCCCGATCTCCAGGAGCTGCACGACGCGATTTTGGCCGACGACCCGTCCCTGGCGGCCGTGGCCGCCGAACCGGCCCAGTCGCCGCGGGAGCGGTCGGCCGCCGCCGAGGACGTCGTCATCATTCCGTCGGAACTTCCGCCCGATGTACCGGGGTTCGCAGGCCGTGCCGCCGAACTCGCGGCACTCGACACGTTGATGACCGGTACCGGTGAGGAGAACGTCACTCCGCTCGGGCTGATCACCGGGGTCGCCGGGGTGGGCAAGACAGGGCTGGCAATGCGCTGGGCCCACCGGGTCGCCGACCGGTTCCCCGACGGCCGGCTCTTCGCCGACCTGCGCGCCTACGACGAACACTACGAAGCCACTGCGGCGACCGAAGTGCTCGGCAGGCTCCTTCGCTCACTGGGCGTGCCCAGCCAGCAGATTCCGGCCGCTCCGGAGGAACGGGCCTCGCTCTACCGCAGCATGCTGGCGAGCCGCAGCGTCCTGATCGTGCTCGACAACGTACGCACACTGGCGCAGATCCGGCCGCTGCTGCCGGGCAGCGGCAAGTGCTGCGTGCTGGTCACCAGCCGGGAGCAGCTGGAGTCGTTGGTGACCTCGTCGCAACAGGCGCGGGTGCACCTCGGGCCGCTGTCCGAGGCGGAGGCGCTCCAGCTCCTCGGTCATGTGGTGGGCAGGGGCAAGGTGGACGCCCAGCATGCCGACGCCGTGCGTCTCACCGAGCTCTGCGACCGACTGCCGCTCGCCCTGCGGATCGCCGCAGCACGCCTTGCGTCCAAGCCGCACTGGAGCGTCCGCCATCTGGTGGCGCGGCTCAGCGACGAGCGCCGGAGGCTCGACGAACTGAGTCAGGGGGAGTCCCAGGTACGTGCCGGATTCGCCCTCAGCTACCGGTACCTGCCCCCGGAGGCGGCGAGGCTGTACCGGCGGATCGGTCTGCTGGACGCGCCGGACGTCACCGCCTGGGTGGGGGGCGCGCTGCTGGACATCGACGTACTGGAGGCGGAACGGCTCATAGAGCACCTCGTCGACGCCCAGTTCCTCGAAGTCATCGGCGTCGATGCCACGGGTCAGCTCCGCTACCGCTTCCAGAGCCTGCTGCGCCTGTACGCGTGGGAACGGGCCCAGGACGAGGAGCAGGAGGCGGACCGAGTGGCCGCCTGCGAGCGGGTCTTCCGCACCTGCCTCACCATTGCCGAGGAGGCCCATCGGCGTGAGTACGGGGGCCACTTCAGCATCGTGCACAGCGACGTTCCACGCAGGCCCACCGATCCTGTGCTGCTCGAGTCGCTGCTGTCGCTGCCCCTGGAGTGGTACGAGTCCGAGCGGCTCCCGCTGGTCGCGGCGATCGGTCAGGCGGCGCGGATGGGTATGACGGCCCTGGCCTGGGACCTGACCCTGTCCATGACGGTGCTCTTCGAGACGCGCAACTACATCGACGACTGGCGGGCCTGCGCCGAGCAGGCCCTCGAGGCCGCCCGCGCCGCCGGGGACGTGCGGGGCCGGGCGACGATGTCGCACAGCCTGGGCGCGGCTGAACTGCGGCTGCGCAAGCTGGACGATGCCGAGAAGCACCTCCTGACCGCACTGGACCTGTACGCGGCGGTGGGGCAGGAGCTGGGCCTGGCCCTGGTGCTGCAGAGCCTGGCGGTCATCGACCGCATCCGGGGCGACGTCGGAGCGGCCATGAGGCGTCTTGAGGCGGCGCTGCCGGTCTTCCGCAAGCACGGTGACCTCTCGTCGGAGGCGTACGCCTTCAGCGGGATGGCGCAGCTGGAACTCGAACGCGAGCGGCCGGAAGTCGCCCTGGAGCTGGGGGTCGAAGCGGTCCGGGTGTCCGAGAGCATCGGAGAGGGCGGGGAGCGCAACCTGGCCCAGTCCACGTACCGGGTGGCCCGTGCCCATCTGGCCCTGGAGCGGTGGGGCTCCGCGGAGGAGGCCTTCCTGCGCGTGGTGCTGATCGTCAAGGAGAAGTCCGACATGGTCGGCCTGGCCTACGCCCTGCTCGGCCTCGGCGAGACCAGGCTCGGTGCCGGGTCACCCGAGCTCTCGGAGATCACCCTGCTCGACGCGCTGGACATCGCCCAGCGCGTCGACAGCCCCCTCGTGGAGGGCATGATCAGTCTGGCTCTCGGCGAGGCGGCCCGGCGCAGTGGCCGGTCCGCGGAGGCCCGGGACTGTCTGACGGCCGCCGAGGCGTTGTTCAGCCAGGTCGGTGCGCCGCGTTGGGAGGAGCGCGCGCACCGGATTCTCGCGCGTCTCGACCAGGGCGATGTGGGGCGGGTGGAGTCTCCCTGA
- a CDS encoding ATP-binding cassette domain-containing protein → MVEARGLTKQYRGKTAVRDLSFTIQPGRVTGFLGPNGAGKSTTMRLLLGLDRPDSGTATIGGKPYAELTSPLRTVGALLEAKAVHKGRSAYNHLRFLARTQGLPLTRVDEVLERVGLTEVRKARAGGFSLGMGQRLGIAAALLGDPRILLLDEPVNGLDPEGVLWIRNLMKSLAEEGRTVFVSSHLMNEMAVTADHLIVIGRGALLADCPVAEFIDSNSASSVLVRTPDAVRLSGLVTAAGGEVIAGPDELVITGADTAHIAAIAAENRIVILELTPQRASLEEAFMRMTSESVEYGDATPSRSAA, encoded by the coding sequence GTGGTCGAAGCCCGCGGACTCACCAAGCAGTACCGCGGCAAGACCGCCGTGCGGGATCTCAGCTTCACGATTCAGCCCGGCCGGGTCACCGGCTTCCTCGGCCCCAACGGGGCCGGGAAGTCGACCACCATGCGGCTGCTGCTGGGCCTGGACCGGCCCGACAGCGGCACCGCCACCATCGGTGGCAAGCCCTACGCCGAACTGACGAGCCCGCTGCGAACCGTCGGCGCGCTCCTGGAGGCGAAGGCCGTCCACAAGGGACGCAGCGCCTACAACCACCTGCGCTTCCTCGCCCGGACCCAGGGCCTGCCCCTCACCCGGGTGGACGAGGTATTGGAGCGGGTCGGGCTCACGGAGGTGCGCAAGGCCCGGGCCGGCGGATTCTCGCTCGGGATGGGCCAGCGTCTGGGCATCGCGGCCGCGCTGCTCGGCGACCCCCGGATCCTCCTGCTGGACGAGCCGGTCAACGGGCTCGACCCGGAGGGCGTGCTGTGGATCCGTAACCTCATGAAGTCCCTGGCCGAGGAGGGCAGGACCGTCTTCGTCTCCAGTCATCTGATGAACGAGATGGCGGTCACCGCCGACCACCTCATCGTCATCGGCAGGGGCGCCCTGCTCGCCGACTGCCCCGTGGCCGAGTTCATCGACTCCAACTCCGCCTCCTCCGTCCTGGTCCGCACGCCGGACGCGGTACGCCTCAGCGGCCTGGTCACCGCGGCGGGGGGCGAGGTCATCGCCGGCCCGGACGAGCTCGTGATCACCGGGGCCGACACCGCGCACATCGCCGCCATCGCGGCGGAGAACCGCATCGTCATCCTTGAACTCACCCCGCAGCGCGCCTCCCTGGAGGAGGCGTTCATGCGCATGACCAGCGAGAGCGTCGAGTACGGGGACGCCACGCCTTCCAGGAGCGCCGCATGA
- the trpD gene encoding anthranilate phosphoribosyltransferase, with translation MNGRDLSAPDASWMMDRVMRGEASAVQIAGLLVALRAKGETVNELEGLVSGMLAHAVRIEVPGPCVDVVGTGGDGARTVNISTMSALVVAGAGVRVVKHGNRASSSACGSADVLEQLGVTLRLAPQRVAGLVAEVGITFCFAPDFHPAMRHAAVPRRELGIPTVFNALGPLTNPASPTALAVGVADARLLPLIAGVLARRGSTALVFRGDDGLDELTVTTTSTVLSVEEGTVRRETFDPRGVGIPYAPVQALRGADAEFNAAVARRVLAGEPGPVRDAVLLSAAAALASAEPSGGSTVTERLAPAVARAADSIDSGAAAGTLDRWVEATAQYAMESAA, from the coding sequence ATGAACGGGCGTGACCTGTCGGCCCCCGACGCGTCCTGGATGATGGACCGCGTCATGCGGGGGGAGGCATCCGCCGTTCAGATTGCCGGACTTCTCGTCGCCCTGCGCGCCAAGGGGGAGACCGTGAACGAGCTGGAAGGGCTCGTCAGCGGCATGCTCGCCCACGCGGTGCGCATCGAGGTGCCGGGGCCGTGTGTCGACGTCGTCGGCACCGGCGGCGACGGGGCCCGAACCGTCAACATCTCGACCATGTCGGCGCTCGTTGTGGCGGGCGCCGGTGTGCGCGTGGTCAAGCACGGCAACCGCGCCTCCAGTTCCGCGTGCGGTTCCGCCGATGTGCTGGAACAGCTGGGGGTGACCCTGCGGCTCGCTCCGCAGCGGGTTGCCGGGCTCGTCGCGGAGGTCGGCATCACGTTCTGCTTCGCGCCGGACTTCCATCCGGCGATGCGGCACGCGGCCGTTCCGCGCCGCGAGCTCGGTATCCCCACGGTCTTCAACGCCCTTGGCCCGCTGACCAATCCGGCGTCCCCGACGGCCCTGGCCGTGGGTGTCGCCGATGCCCGGCTGCTGCCGCTGATCGCCGGGGTGCTGGCCCGGCGTGGTTCCACGGCGCTGGTCTTCCGCGGCGACGACGGACTCGATGAACTGACCGTCACCACCACGTCGACCGTGCTGAGTGTCGAGGAGGGCACCGTACGGCGGGAGACCTTCGACCCGCGCGGCGTCGGCATTCCGTACGCCCCCGTTCAGGCGCTGCGTGGTGCGGACGCGGAGTTCAACGCCGCGGTCGCGCGCCGCGTGCTGGCGGGCGAGCCCGGGCCGGTGCGCGACGCGGTGCTGCTCTCGGCCGCGGCGGCTCTGGCGTCGGCCGAACCGTCCGGGGGCAGTACGGTGACGGAGCGGCTGGCTCCGGCCGTCGCCCGTGCCGCCGATTCCATCGACTCGGGGGCCGCGGCCGGCACGCTGGACCGCTGGGTCGAGGCGACGGCTCAGTACGCCATGGAATCCGCCGCCTGA
- a CDS encoding ABC transporter permease: MTTTLPSPTLQLPARSGGFTGLLRAEWIKLTSVRSTLWTLALMTVTAIGVSVLISAITASQWDGASTADRQGVVDDPVGTIFGALGLAELVICVLGVLVITSEYSTGTIRASVLAVPRRSPMLVAKAVVFAALTLVVGEIAAFASFFAGAGLLQSHAPVSLDDPGVLRAVAGTGLFLAAMSLVALGAGALIRHTAGAIAGVIGFVLVLSPLASSLPGTVGEHVSAYLPTNAGQLIVFAHPDPEALLNPWQGLAVCAVWGVALLAVASLRLKRRDV, encoded by the coding sequence ATGACCACCACCCTTCCCTCCCCCACGCTTCAGCTACCTGCCCGCAGCGGTGGATTCACCGGCCTGCTCCGCGCCGAGTGGATCAAGCTGACCTCGGTACGTTCCACGCTGTGGACCCTGGCCCTGATGACGGTCACCGCGATCGGTGTCTCGGTGCTCATCTCCGCGATCACCGCCTCGCAGTGGGACGGCGCCTCGACGGCCGACCGCCAGGGCGTCGTGGACGACCCGGTCGGCACGATCTTCGGGGCCCTGGGCCTGGCCGAACTCGTCATCTGCGTCCTGGGCGTTCTCGTCATCACCAGCGAGTACTCCACCGGGACGATCCGGGCCAGTGTCCTCGCCGTGCCGCGCCGCTCCCCCATGCTGGTCGCCAAGGCGGTCGTCTTCGCGGCGCTGACCCTGGTGGTCGGCGAGATCGCCGCGTTCGCCTCGTTCTTCGCGGGTGCCGGGCTGCTGCAGTCGCACGCTCCGGTCTCGCTGGACGACCCGGGTGTGCTGCGGGCCGTCGCCGGTACGGGGCTCTTCCTCGCCGCGATGAGTCTGGTCGCTCTCGGGGCGGGGGCGCTCATCCGTCACACGGCGGGGGCGATCGCCGGCGTCATCGGCTTCGTGCTGGTGCTCTCGCCGCTCGCCTCCAGCCTGCCGGGGACGGTCGGCGAGCACGTCTCCGCGTACCTGCCGACCAACGCGGGCCAACTGATCGTGTTCGCACACCCGGACCCGGAGGCGCTGCTCAACCCGTGGCAGGGCCTCGCGGTGTGCGCCGTGTGGGGCGTGGCGCTGCTGGCCGTCGCCTCGCTCCGGCTGAAGCGGCGTGACGTCTGA